From a region of the Neobacillus niacini genome:
- a CDS encoding spore germination protein — protein MGRIRTILKKIFLHKDTEFVNLQKTQHLNSNKIASNEKTITKATYDKTLTELGDSFDLVHRSFNQDEIHIIYLDSLVDSKTLEWEILSPLREMSFNNLEKAFQQSLFKRENNQEKVINGILDGNVSMFAEENTYLINVAGFEKRSISQSETESVINGPHDSFNETLKTNVSLIRRRVRSPRLKMITLSVGDISKTKVLLIYIEGIVNIDIVNRLKERIQLVKVDSITDANVLIQIIDDHQHSPFPQFYTTERPDIAVAKLYDGKIIGLVEDSPNIFCTPSSFFDFFESPDDYNQRWIIGTAVRVLRYIALFITLILTAFYVSICTYHYEMIPQSLLQSIMQSRSRVPFPPIIEAIFLEIVIELLREAGARLPTKIGQTIGVVGGIVIGQAAVEAGITSNILIIIVAVSAIASFIVPSYIMSASIRIIRFLFILMAGFMGNIGIFFALGIITIHLTGLTNLSSPYFMPISPTFFKDWIDSIVRGPFYKIKKGQPAMQNDGEKERN, from the coding sequence ATGGGTCGCATTCGAACAATACTCAAAAAGATTTTCTTACATAAAGATACAGAATTTGTTAATCTGCAAAAAACGCAGCATTTGAATAGTAATAAAATAGCTTCTAATGAAAAAACAATTACAAAAGCAACTTATGACAAGACACTTACAGAATTAGGGGATTCTTTTGACCTAGTTCATCGTTCATTTAATCAGGATGAAATTCACATTATTTATTTAGACTCATTAGTGGATTCCAAAACATTAGAGTGGGAAATACTTTCACCGTTAAGAGAAATGTCATTCAATAATTTAGAAAAAGCTTTTCAACAATCACTGTTTAAACGAGAAAATAATCAAGAAAAAGTAATAAATGGAATATTAGATGGTAATGTGTCTATGTTCGCTGAGGAGAATACTTATTTAATAAATGTAGCTGGATTCGAGAAGCGATCCATTTCACAATCTGAAACAGAATCTGTAATTAATGGGCCCCATGATTCCTTTAATGAGACATTAAAAACGAACGTTTCATTGATTAGAAGAAGAGTAAGAAGTCCTCGCTTAAAAATGATTACGTTATCTGTTGGAGACATTTCAAAAACAAAAGTTCTTCTAATCTATATTGAGGGCATTGTAAATATAGATATTGTGAATCGTCTAAAAGAGAGGATTCAATTAGTTAAAGTTGATTCAATAACGGACGCCAATGTTTTAATTCAAATAATTGATGATCATCAACATTCACCATTCCCACAATTTTATACGACTGAAAGACCAGATATTGCTGTAGCAAAACTATATGATGGAAAGATCATCGGACTTGTCGAGGATAGTCCAAACATTTTTTGTACTCCTTCTAGTTTCTTTGATTTTTTTGAGTCACCAGATGACTATAATCAGCGTTGGATTATAGGAACAGCGGTTAGGGTTTTGCGATACATAGCTTTATTTATCACATTAATACTCACAGCTTTTTATGTCTCTATATGTACGTATCATTACGAAATGATTCCACAATCCCTACTTCAAAGCATTATGCAGTCTAGGAGTAGAGTGCCTTTTCCGCCTATCATTGAAGCTATATTTTTAGAAATAGTAATTGAACTCCTAAGGGAGGCTGGTGCAAGACTGCCTACCAAAATTGGTCAAACAATTGGAGTCGTAGGCGGTATTGTGATTGGCCAAGCAGCTGTTGAAGCTGGGATTACTAGTAATATCTTAATAATTATTGTAGCTGTATCGGCCATTGCTTCATTCATAGTCCCAAGTTATATTATGAGTGCTTCCATTAGAATCATTCGGTTCCTATTTATTTTAATGGCAGGATTTATGGGGAATATTGGGATTTTTTTCGCTTTAGGTATAATAACCATTCACTTAACAGGGTTAACAAATTTATCTTCACCTTATTTTATGCCGATTTCTCCAACGTTTTTCAAAGATTGGATAGATAGTATTGTGAGAGGGCCTTTTTATAAAATAAAGAAGGGGCAACCAGCGATGCAAAACGATGGTGAAAAAGAGAGGAATTAA
- a CDS encoding GNAT family N-acetyltransferase: MDNQEIEIYYAFRVAYQGRGLSTEAAKAILDYGLNTIGLKKVIATVHLENK, translated from the coding sequence ATAGACAATCAAGAAATTGAAATCTACTATGCATTTCGAGTAGCCTACCAAGGACGGGGATTGTCCACTGAAGCTGCGAAAGCCATTTTGGACTATGGTCTTAACACTATCGGCTTAAAAAAAGTCATCGCAACCGTACATTTGGAAAATAAATAA
- a CDS encoding sensor histidine kinase, with protein MINNFLDVVKFIPNKKIYLYLFLSALMTTITAFIIIPSLEYYNEHSRFFSQIFEILSYFGPFIIIFFYCSIFCMYLFLFYQYEKQRYTAFRIYKLSKEIQLIAKANFDKKIIEIDENELGQLAESINTIIIQAQKAIEEERRAKEIKNDLVTNVAHDLRSPLTSIIGYLNLINNDHYRDEIELRYFTQIVQSKAERLHHLINDLFEYTYVQNKEILITKDPINIEEMVNQIAVQYRIQLKEAGMQLRQFTTTENPIIRGDGNKLARVFENLIQNAIRYGKEGKYLDIRIMEQEETIEIAISNYGKPIPSVDLPHIFDRFYRVEKSRSEYTGGAGLGLAIAKSIVELHDGEIKVESSAGKTTFIVSLLKEKQDTKLIFSAL; from the coding sequence TTGATAAATAATTTCCTTGATGTCGTAAAATTTATTCCGAATAAGAAAATTTATCTATATCTTTTTCTTTCCGCACTTATGACCACAATTACGGCTTTTATTATTATTCCTTCTTTAGAGTATTACAATGAACACTCACGATTTTTTTCGCAGATTTTTGAAATATTATCCTATTTTGGGCCATTTATCATTATTTTTTTCTATTGTTCTATATTTTGTATGTACCTTTTTCTATTTTATCAATATGAGAAACAACGATACACAGCCTTTAGGATTTATAAACTATCAAAGGAAATTCAGTTAATTGCAAAAGCTAATTTTGATAAAAAGATAATAGAAATAGATGAAAACGAATTGGGACAACTAGCTGAAAGTATTAACACTATTATCATTCAAGCCCAAAAGGCGATTGAGGAAGAAAGAAGGGCAAAGGAAATTAAGAATGATTTAGTAACGAATGTTGCCCATGACCTTAGGTCACCTCTCACCTCTATTATTGGGTACTTAAACCTAATCAATAACGATCATTACCGGGATGAGATCGAACTACGATATTTTACTCAGATTGTACAATCAAAGGCTGAGAGATTGCATCACTTAATCAATGATTTGTTTGAATATACGTATGTTCAAAACAAAGAAATCTTGATTACTAAAGACCCAATTAATATAGAAGAAATGGTAAACCAAATAGCGGTTCAATATAGGATTCAGCTGAAAGAAGCTGGAATGCAATTAAGACAATTCACAACCACCGAAAATCCTATTATTAGGGGTGATGGTAATAAACTGGCCAGAGTATTTGAAAACCTGATTCAAAATGCCATCCGCTATGGAAAAGAAGGGAAATATTTAGATATTAGAATAATGGAACAAGAGGAAACGATAGAAATTGCCATCAGTAATTATGGTAAGCCAATACCAAGTGTGGACCTTCCACATATTTTTGATCGGTTTTATCGAGTGGAAAAATCACGCTCTGAATATACGGGGGGTGCCGGGTTAGGACTGGCCATTGCCAAAAGTATCGTTGAGTTGCATGATGGCGAGATTAAAGTAGAAAGTTCTGCCGGGAAAACCACTTTTATTGTTAGCTTATTAAAAGAGAAGCAAGATACGAAACTTATATTTTCAGCCCTATAA
- a CDS encoding LysR family transcriptional regulator, whose protein sequence is MELRQLRVFLEVARHKSITKAAEHLHVSQPALSKSIMALEEELGMLLMIRSNKTSEITDAGKVVLEYAQKMTLLLDEMTDTLNDMTNLTRGQINVGLPPFIGSLFFPRVMAKFHHSYPNIGLNITEYGGARVVKSVEEGEFELGVAVLPIDEKQFHVYPIVEEEMKLLVYKDHHLASKNEVNIKELKDEEFIFYHEEFALHQIMRNHIIAAGFEPKILFKSSQWDLMSEMVAANLGITILPQSICNRLFNKDIKIINLKQEILWKLAVITKRDRYISNAGRTFIDFILNERL, encoded by the coding sequence TTGGAATTGCGACAATTACGAGTATTTTTAGAAGTAGCGAGGCATAAAAGTATAACGAAAGCTGCAGAGCATTTGCATGTTTCACAGCCAGCACTGAGCAAGTCGATCATGGCCCTGGAAGAAGAGCTGGGCATGTTGTTAATGATTCGAAGTAATAAGACAAGCGAGATCACCGATGCTGGAAAAGTGGTGTTGGAATATGCACAAAAAATGACGCTGCTGCTTGACGAGATGACAGATACCTTGAATGACATGACAAACCTGACACGGGGACAGATAAATGTTGGATTGCCTCCGTTTATTGGCAGCTTATTTTTTCCGCGGGTAATGGCTAAGTTTCATCATTCCTATCCGAATATTGGTTTGAATATTACGGAGTATGGAGGGGCTAGGGTGGTGAAAAGTGTCGAAGAAGGAGAATTTGAACTTGGAGTAGCCGTTCTTCCTATTGACGAAAAGCAGTTTCATGTCTACCCGATTGTAGAAGAAGAAATGAAATTGCTCGTCTACAAAGACCACCATCTAGCTTCAAAAAACGAGGTAAATATAAAAGAATTAAAGGACGAGGAGTTTATTTTTTATCATGAAGAATTTGCGCTTCATCAAATTATGAGGAATCATATTATCGCTGCTGGCTTTGAGCCAAAAATCTTATTTAAGAGTTCTCAATGGGACCTGATGTCAGAGATGGTTGCCGCAAATCTCGGGATTACCATTCTTCCGCAGTCCATCTGTAATCGTCTGTTTAACAAGGACATAAAGATTATTAACTTAAAACAAGAAATCTTATGGAAACTTGCAGTTATCACGAAGAGGGACCGGTATATCTCTAACGCTGGGAGAACCTTTATTGATTTCATTTTAAACGAACGTCTATAA
- a CDS encoding GerAB/ArcD/ProY family transporter: MVKKRGINGDYMKERLHPLPLSILIYMIQNGLVLYSLPRLVAEYFGTNGWLSIIFIFVLVNINITMIAVIYKLGKGRSIFEIIEATVPKWVMVPFYLFIIGVWIGMASMNMKAYIFIYKMMFFPTLPASLFIIFFIFLSFQLLRGGIYKMAKAIVVLCAILQPMIFLLFYLIPEFEFARYTTFFFKGETDFFKGTLHVYTAFLGFEVSILFFPMVEKKWTKALFIGNFLSTVVYFLVTFICFGFFSFDQILKDIFPVMTLFEYTEVAFLTRAENLCFSVLAFKILSIIAIYYWGAQQIFENMFKSIKPNFWIFIILASGFILALIPDSLVSVEEWLKWLSYCGIGIAWALPIFVLCILFIQILKNHKETDNAK; encoded by the coding sequence ATGGTGAAAAAGAGAGGAATTAATGGTGATTATATGAAGGAACGACTCCATCCACTTCCATTATCTATTCTAATCTATATGATTCAAAATGGTCTTGTCTTGTATAGTTTACCTCGATTAGTTGCCGAATATTTCGGAACAAATGGCTGGTTAAGTATTATTTTCATTTTCGTACTCGTTAATATTAATATTACGATGATTGCGGTAATTTATAAGCTGGGTAAAGGAAGGTCAATTTTTGAAATTATTGAGGCAACGGTTCCCAAATGGGTAATGGTGCCCTTCTACTTGTTTATCATTGGTGTTTGGATTGGAATGGCAAGCATGAATATGAAGGCATATATCTTCATATATAAAATGATGTTTTTCCCAACGTTACCTGCCTCACTTTTTATTATTTTCTTTATTTTTCTTAGTTTTCAATTATTAAGAGGTGGAATCTACAAGATGGCTAAAGCAATTGTGGTTCTATGCGCCATCTTACAACCGATGATTTTTTTGCTTTTTTATCTTATTCCAGAATTCGAATTTGCACGTTATACGACTTTCTTTTTTAAAGGAGAAACAGATTTTTTTAAGGGGACACTTCATGTTTATACAGCTTTTTTGGGTTTTGAAGTTTCCATTCTTTTTTTCCCTATGGTAGAAAAAAAATGGACAAAGGCTCTTTTTATAGGAAATTTTCTGTCCACGGTAGTCTATTTCCTTGTTACCTTTATATGCTTTGGCTTTTTTAGCTTCGATCAAATATTAAAGGATATATTCCCAGTTATGACATTATTTGAATATACAGAAGTTGCTTTCCTTACACGAGCAGAAAATCTCTGCTTTTCCGTTTTAGCTTTCAAGATATTATCAATAATTGCAATATATTACTGGGGAGCTCAGCAAATTTTTGAAAATATGTTTAAAAGTATTAAGCCTAATTTTTGGATATTCATAATACTAGCAAGTGGTTTTATCCTCGCATTGATCCCAGATTCCTTGGTGTCTGTCGAAGAGTGGTTAAAGTGGCTGAGTTATTGTGGAATTGGTATAGCTTGGGCATTACCTATCTTTGTGCTATGCATCCTTTTTATTCAAATTCTTAAAAACCATAAGGAGACAGATAATGCAAAATAA
- a CDS encoding DUF4256 domain-containing protein, which translates to MTNKNRELSLEQREELLRTLKARFEKNMIRHEGLEWTNVQAKLEANPDKLWSLNEMEGTGGEPDVVGHDEETGEYIFYDCSAESPKGRRSVCFDRAALDARKNHKPENSAMDLAAEIGIDLLTEEQYRELQKLGKFDLKTSSWVQTPSNIRKLGGALFCDRRYDTVFVYHNGADSYYAARGFRGSLRV; encoded by the coding sequence ATGACAAATAAAAATAGGGAGTTGTCCCTGGAACAACGTGAAGAATTACTTAGAACATTGAAAGCCCGATTTGAGAAAAACATGATCCGACATGAAGGTCTTGAATGGACTAATGTACAAGCTAAGCTCGAAGCGAATCCTGATAAATTGTGGTCGCTCAATGAAATGGAAGGTACTGGCGGTGAACCGGATGTGGTGGGCCATGATGAAGAGACGGGCGAATACATATTTTATGATTGTTCTGCAGAAAGTCCTAAAGGTCGCAGAAGTGTATGTTTCGACCGTGCTGCACTGGACGCTAGGAAAAATCACAAACCAGAAAATAGCGCAATGGATCTTGCCGCTGAAATAGGGATTGATCTTTTAACAGAAGAACAATACCGGGAGCTCCAGAAACTTGGAAAATTCGATTTAAAAACGTCGAGCTGGGTGCAAACACCTTCTAATATTAGAAAACTTGGCGGGGCTCTCTTTTGTGATCGTCGCTATGATACTGTCTTTGTTTACCATAATGGAGCAGATTCGTACTATGCAGCAAGGGGATTTCGTGGGTCGCTAAGAGTCTAA
- a CDS encoding acyltransferase family protein — MEVPSNHKRRYMPGIDGLRAIAVIGVILYHLNIPWFQGGFSGVTVFFVLSGYLITDILIDEWGKNNKIDYFRFMIRRFRRLAPALLTMIFIVTLWVIFTNHPSFEKLRSDFLPSLLYVTNWWYIFHEVSYFDRFGPASPLTHIWSLGIEEQFYLIWQLLMMLGVTFIKRKRFRVLAILAGVVISAWLMAFLYAPGEDPSRVYYGTDTRAFSLLLGAALAFVWPSQRLSKTLPRHASWVLEIVGITGLLLLMIMFILTSEFDTFHYQGGMLLLSVITVFVTAALAHPASMLAKWLSVKPLRWIGVRSYGIYLWHYPIIILTTPIINTDGINFWRITLQIAATMIVSAFSYHFVETPIRKGQIKFTLTTFKKLTLIKRRIVIGSSAILFALLIGIGVEFAKTPVIVTTKAPLSIETIHEIEFNNDPIIEPEPTPELKTITVIGDSILYDVAPFLKNLYPEAVIDYRVGRQMSEVPAVIQQLESSGQLGQNVIIQLGTNGPFVKTDLLNVINSLENKKVYLVNCRVPRVWESTVNRTLEEVVTSTPNTVLVDWYSTSAGHPEFFANDGVHLTRAGGETYANLIASKVAE, encoded by the coding sequence ATGGAAGTCCCAAGCAATCATAAACGCCGATATATGCCTGGAATTGATGGTCTAAGAGCAATAGCTGTCATTGGGGTTATTCTTTACCATCTGAATATCCCTTGGTTTCAGGGTGGATTTTCAGGTGTAACGGTTTTCTTTGTTTTGTCTGGCTACTTAATTACAGACATCCTTATTGATGAATGGGGTAAAAACAATAAAATTGACTACTTTCGCTTTATGATTCGGCGTTTTCGCAGACTGGCTCCGGCATTATTGACGATGATTTTTATCGTTACCTTATGGGTAATTTTCACGAATCATCCTTCATTTGAAAAACTACGTTCAGATTTTCTTCCTTCACTACTGTATGTTACAAATTGGTGGTACATTTTCCATGAAGTTTCCTATTTTGATCGCTTCGGTCCTGCTTCACCCCTTACACATATATGGTCCCTTGGTATTGAAGAGCAATTTTATCTTATTTGGCAGCTGCTGATGATGCTTGGTGTTACTTTTATAAAAAGAAAAAGGTTTCGAGTTTTGGCTATCCTGGCAGGAGTGGTCATTTCTGCTTGGTTAATGGCATTTCTTTATGCACCGGGAGAAGATCCTTCTCGTGTTTATTATGGAACGGATACAAGAGCTTTTTCATTACTACTAGGTGCGGCACTGGCATTCGTTTGGCCAAGTCAAAGATTATCTAAGACCTTACCAAGGCATGCTAGTTGGGTTCTAGAAATTGTGGGAATCACGGGATTATTACTACTGATGATAATGTTTATCCTTACATCCGAATTTGACACTTTTCATTATCAGGGAGGCATGCTTCTATTATCCGTTATTACCGTTTTTGTAACAGCAGCATTAGCTCATCCTGCAAGTATGCTAGCGAAATGGCTTAGTGTGAAGCCTTTGCGATGGATTGGGGTTCGTTCTTATGGTATCTATTTGTGGCATTATCCGATAATTATCCTAACAACACCGATTATTAACACAGATGGAATAAATTTTTGGAGAATAACCTTACAAATAGCTGCGACAATGATTGTTTCTGCTTTTTCCTATCATTTTGTGGAAACACCAATTAGAAAAGGGCAGATTAAATTTACGTTAACAACCTTTAAAAAACTGACCTTAATAAAACGAAGGATTGTTATAGGAAGCAGTGCTATACTATTTGCGTTATTAATCGGTATTGGAGTCGAATTTGCAAAAACACCTGTTATTGTTACTACCAAGGCACCTTTATCGATTGAAACGATACATGAGATTGAATTCAACAATGACCCAATCATAGAACCTGAACCAACTCCTGAATTGAAAACGATTACCGTTATTGGTGATTCGATTCTTTATGATGTTGCTCCATTCTTAAAAAATCTTTACCCAGAGGCGGTGATCGATTACCGAGTCGGACGGCAAATGTCTGAGGTGCCAGCGGTCATACAGCAACTAGAGAGCAGTGGGCAATTAGGACAAAATGTGATTATTCAACTTGGAACCAATGGACCGTTTGTGAAAACAGACTTACTAAATGTAATTAATAGTCTGGAAAATAAAAAAGTCTATTTAGTAAACTGTCGAGTACCACGTGTCTGGGAATCCACTGTGAATCGTACGTTAGAGGAGGTCGTTACTAGTACGCCGAATACTGTTCTCGTAGATTGGTATAGTACCAGTGCCGGCCATCCGGAGTTTTTTGCAAATGATGGAGTTCATTTAACGAGGGCTGGCGGTGAAACCTATGCTAACCTCATCGCCTCTAAAGTAGCAGAGTAA
- a CDS encoding MHYT domain-containing protein translates to MEHNLTGNYNDYWFVFSILVGILFSYIALDLRWKMIIFKSLKYNLWLLGCAIAMGIGIWTMHFVGMFAMDMPSDSEYDARMVLLSLLISIAGTGLAFFMMKMNYGRLLFSSLFMGGGIVGMHYLGMEAMHLNFSITYNPTIVLLSLCIAFTSAFGSLWVLFFFNHKRSMKFNRRVLSSILMGIGIAGMHYIGMWGTNLHYQPSHLPSAVYYLVSSNNLSSFISVPAIFVVLIMLLSSAFLDKKLIAQMKDLNNHEKKLRESEKLSLVGELAAGVAHEIRNPLTTLKGFTQMMNENTDPEASKRYSKIMIDEINRINFIVSEFMVLSKPHIVQYSLTDISQSVKNVIILLNTQAIMNNIEIIPEFIGDRFLVKCEENQIKQVIANLIKNSIEALPQGGRIQIRMEHKDANLVISVIDNGVGISKDNLPLLGTPFYTTKTEGTGLGLMVSKKIIQNHNGKFEIKSVPNIATTVTITLPTDLNHLEYVKQNLKDDLTLSQSS, encoded by the coding sequence ATGGAACATAATTTGACCGGGAATTATAACGATTACTGGTTCGTTTTTTCCATTCTCGTGGGAATTCTTTTTTCATATATAGCGTTAGATCTTCGCTGGAAAATGATCATTTTTAAAAGTTTAAAATACAATCTTTGGTTACTAGGTTGTGCGATTGCAATGGGGATTGGAATTTGGACCATGCACTTTGTGGGTATGTTTGCGATGGATATGCCAAGTGATAGTGAGTATGACGCTAGGATGGTATTGCTTTCACTGTTGATTTCAATAGCAGGTACTGGGCTTGCCTTCTTTATGATGAAAATGAATTATGGCAGACTCCTTTTCTCGAGTCTGTTTATGGGCGGAGGAATCGTGGGTATGCATTATTTAGGGATGGAGGCAATGCATCTGAACTTCTCCATCACCTATAACCCTACGATCGTGCTTTTGTCGTTATGTATTGCTTTTACGAGTGCATTTGGCTCTTTATGGGTACTTTTCTTTTTTAATCATAAGCGCTCAATGAAATTTAATCGCCGGGTATTGAGCAGTATCCTAATGGGCATTGGAATCGCTGGAATGCATTATATTGGGATGTGGGGTACGAATCTTCACTATCAACCTTCTCACCTACCTTCAGCGGTATATTACTTAGTTAGTTCCAATAACTTGAGTTCTTTTATCTCAGTCCCTGCCATTTTCGTCGTGTTGATTATGTTATTATCCAGTGCCTTCTTGGATAAAAAGCTAATTGCTCAAATGAAGGATTTAAATAATCATGAGAAAAAGTTAAGAGAATCTGAGAAACTATCGCTGGTAGGAGAACTTGCGGCTGGTGTGGCACATGAAATTAGAAATCCTTTAACGACCCTAAAAGGATTTACGCAAATGATGAATGAAAATACCGATCCCGAAGCAAGTAAACGATATTCCAAGATTATGATTGATGAAATAAACAGGATCAATTTTATTGTGAGTGAATTTATGGTCCTTTCTAAACCACATATCGTTCAGTATTCCTTAACCGATATTTCGCAAAGTGTAAAAAATGTGATTATCCTCTTAAATACACAGGCGATCATGAATAACATAGAAATCATTCCGGAGTTTATTGGAGACCGATTTTTAGTTAAATGCGAAGAAAATCAAATAAAACAAGTAATTGCCAATCTGATTAAGAATTCAATAGAAGCCCTGCCGCAAGGAGGAAGAATTCAGATTAGAATGGAACACAAAGATGCGAATCTTGTCATTTCGGTGATCGATAACGGTGTAGGGATTTCGAAGGACAATCTTCCTTTATTAGGTACCCCTTTTTATACCACAAAAACAGAGGGAACCGGTTTGGGGTTAATGGTGAGCAAAAAAATAATTCAAAATCACAATGGGAAATTTGAAATAAAAAGTGTTCCAAACATCGCTACAACTGTAACGATCACTTTGCCCACAGATCTTAACCATTTAGAGTATGTCAAACAGAATCTTAAAGATGATCTCACTTTATCCCAATCTTCCTAA
- a CDS encoding Ger(x)C family spore germination protein has translation MQNKITVLIAICCLFLTGCGASNIIEDLAILESVAYDMSESEENPIKTTVLFPTVSKQGKAGTQTLTANGKSSHETFIKIQNLTNLKIVGGQTTILFGEELSKKGLIDIVETFTRDPEVGTRVKFAIVEGKGEELLKKKIHSIPDNAEYLYTFIEKLGKQNKVFNTDKYRFLRDYYDDGIDPVLPVFSYKGENIELKGLGAFKGDQYFTRLTLSESQILNLLSGDIKNGNLMISIHDKESGKNEQLLLSSIKSINDKKVKTRKKNNMTVEVILDLKGSVLEYTGTMNLSEERQQRQFEKQVENYLISNSKKLLTKLQKYHTDPIGIGKLVRNSLTYETWNKMKWDKVYSNLNLKVKVKVNLINTGKSK, from the coding sequence ATGCAAAATAAAATTACTGTTTTGATCGCAATATGTTGTTTGTTTTTAACAGGTTGTGGAGCAAGTAATATTATTGAAGATTTAGCAATACTTGAATCTGTTGCTTACGATATGTCGGAAAGTGAAGAAAATCCAATAAAAACAACTGTCCTTTTTCCCACTGTTTCTAAACAAGGAAAAGCTGGTACTCAGACTTTAACTGCTAACGGAAAATCATCTCATGAAACCTTCATCAAAATTCAAAATTTAACAAATTTAAAGATAGTTGGAGGGCAGACTACGATTCTCTTTGGAGAAGAATTGTCAAAAAAAGGACTTATAGATATTGTTGAGACGTTTACAAGAGATCCAGAAGTCGGAACTCGTGTTAAATTTGCGATCGTGGAGGGAAAAGGCGAAGAACTTCTTAAAAAAAAGATACACTCTATTCCAGATAATGCTGAATACCTTTATACGTTCATAGAGAAATTAGGAAAACAAAATAAAGTTTTTAATACTGATAAATATCGTTTTTTAAGAGATTATTACGACGATGGTATTGATCCGGTTTTACCAGTTTTTTCATACAAAGGCGAGAACATTGAATTAAAAGGATTGGGTGCTTTTAAAGGAGATCAATATTTTACACGACTTACTTTAAGTGAATCACAGATCCTTAATTTATTAAGCGGAGACATCAAAAATGGCAATTTAATGATTAGTATTCATGATAAAGAGTCAGGAAAAAATGAACAACTTTTGTTAAGCAGTATCAAATCTATTAATGATAAAAAAGTGAAAACAAGAAAAAAAAACAATATGACAGTCGAAGTTATTCTAGATTTAAAAGGAAGCGTCCTTGAATACACAGGTACCATGAATTTAAGTGAAGAAAGGCAACAAAGACAATTTGAAAAACAGGTTGAAAATTATTTAATTTCTAATTCAAAAAAGCTATTAACGAAATTACAAAAATATCATACAGATCCTATAGGAATAGGAAAATTGGTACGTAATAGTCTAACATATGAAACATGGAACAAGATGAAATGGGATAAGGTATACTCAAACTTGAATTTAAAAGTTAAAGTTAAAGTAAATCTGATTAATACAGGAAAATCAAAATGA
- a CDS encoding pyridoxamine 5'-phosphate oxidase family protein, translating to MFPIRNQQRNCTDTDKIQHFLENAQTGFLGLSSEDVPYVLPLNFVWLNEAIYFHGSEEGRKVTYIENNPLACFTVSANYGTITSPIPAKTDTAYMSVIIEGSLVRVTDINEATEAMQVMLNKYVPGYYDRPLGKSHLERYVSPLGSKTLIYKLTASSLSAKEKEVILDRMFYEGRTIHTDRA from the coding sequence ATGTTTCCCATTCGCAATCAGCAACGCAATTGTACTGACACCGACAAAATCCAACACTTTCTAGAAAATGCACAAACCGGATTTCTCGGCTTATCTTCAGAAGACGTCCCATATGTCCTTCCGCTTAATTTTGTTTGGCTGAACGAAGCCATCTATTTTCATGGGTCAGAGGAAGGAAGAAAAGTCACTTACATCGAGAATAACCCTCTTGCCTGCTTCACCGTAAGCGCAAATTATGGGACAATTACCAGCCCGATACCCGCGAAAACGGATACAGCATATATGAGTGTGATTATAGAAGGATCCTTGGTTCGCGTAACCGACATAAACGAGGCAACGGAAGCCATGCAGGTCATGCTTAACAAATATGTGCCAGGTTATTATGATCGACCGCTGGGAAAGAGTCATTTGGAACGATATGTTTCGCCCTTAGGTAGTAAAACTTTGATTTATAAATTAACCGCATCATCCCTTTCGGCCAAAGAGAAAGAAGTGATCCTAGATCGTATGTTCTATGAAGGCAGGACCATTCATACCGACCGGGCGTAA